The DNA segment AGGTATCTCTATGTCTAAATTGACTCATCCAAGAGAGGCGCTCTTCGAAGGAGAAAAGCCTTTCCCTATCATTCCCGCCTGCGAACACTTTGCGGGTTCCGAAAAGCTAATTACCAAAGCCCTTGAACTTCAGAACAAACTCGGTGGTCTTTTTGACATCACCATGGATTGCGAAGACGGAGCACAAACCGGAAAAGAAAAAGAACACGCGGAACTCATCGTTCGTCTTCAGAACAGCGAACTCAACAAACACAAAATGAGCGGCGTGAGAATCCACGACTATACAAATGCATTCTGGAAACAAGACGTAGATATCATCGTTCCGGGCGCCGGAGAAAAAATCGCTTACATCACAATTCCTAAACCGACCCGCGCGGCTCAAGTGGAAGATATGATCACCTATATTCAAAAAGCGGTTCAAAAAGCGGGCATCAAAAGAGAAATCCCGATTCACGTTCTGATCGAAACCAACGGAGCTCTTCAAGAAATCGAAAAGATCGCGGCTCTTCCTTGGTTACAGGTCCTTGATTTCGGTTTAATGGATTTTATCTCGGGACACCACGGAGCAATTCCAGCTTCCTGTATGAAAAGTCCGGGCCAGTTTGATCACGAACTCTTAAGAAGAGGAAAGGCGAACTTAGTGGCGGCCGCTCTCGCAAACGGAGTGATTCCCGCTCACAACGTCACTCTCGATTTGAAAAATCAGTATCAAACCTACAAAGACGCAAAACGCGCCCATGACGATTTCGGTTTTTTGAGAATGTGGTCCATCTACCCGACTCAGATCCAGGCGATCCTCGACGCGATGGCTCCGGATTACAGCGAAGTGCAAACTGCGGCTGAAATTCTCATCCAAGCTCAGAATGCGGAATGGGGACCGATTCAGTATGCGGGCGATCTTCATGACCGCGCGACTTACAGATACTTTTGGGAAATTCTTCAAAAAGCAAAGTTGACCGGGATCTCGATTTCGGACGAAGCAAACAAAAGATTTTTCCACTGATCGTTTTAAAATCGATCAAAACGAAAAAAGCCGCAGTAATGCGGCTTTTTTTATGTAGCGAAAATCTCATAGAGAAAAGAATTATTTTACAAATTTCTCCACAAGTTTAGAGATCAATTCGTTTAAGCTCTTTTCGACGTATTCCCAAGATTTCTTGTTCATCGGTTCCAGTGGCATTTTTTTATTGAGCTGTTTGAATCGATCAAAGCTTTCTCTCGCATAATCCAAATACTTTTTCGGATCGATCCCAAGTCGATCCAGATGCCCTTCGTATTTATTATAAATTCCCGCGATCTTGTCCCTATATTCGTCTTCTAAAAAATAATAACGGATATCCAGTTTGATCTCATCCATCGCTTTGAAAATCTTTGTTCCCGCGCTTTCTTTTTTTTCGGCGGGAGTCGCACTCTTATCAACGACAGATTCTGAAACGATGGTTTTGGAAACATCACCTGAAGAAAGTGCTGCGGCCTTTGCGTTTTTGTTTCCCTTTAGCAGCTTTTCGAGTTTTTCACGTTTTAAAACATCAAATAAAGCGCTCTTTTTGTTCTTCGTCACGATCAAATTCCTGTCTTTAGATTGCTTTTATATTTATCGGAAGTTACGACCCTTCTAACCATAACTAACACCTCATTGGACGATTTTTCTTATAAAAAAATTATCTTTTGGCTTTGGTAAAACCAAAAGCGATCCGGAAAAATTATTTCCCGATTTCCGGTTCCGTCTTTAATTTTCTCAGGGCGCAATTGGGCAGCCATTCGCACCGAAGACAAAAAGGATCCTCCGTTTGAAAGGTAGGCGGAGGACATAAATTGACGTTCGTTTCCTGCAAAGAAACCAGAAATGTTTCCTTATCCGAATGGGTATGTTTCTTAGCAAGCTCTCCAAGAAGATCCCGATTCTTACGCGTTTGAGAATCCAGATCTTCTTCCAGAGATTTGACGTTTGGGGTCGAAGATGTCGCTTCTTTTTGCATCTGTTTTGGAAATATCTTTCCTGTGTCAAAAAGATTCCCCTTTAAAATCAAGGGAGCAACCAGAGTCGCACCTAACGCTCCCCCCAAATGACAGGAGTTACTGACCACAAAAGGAGAATGAAAGTAATAAACTGAAATCATATCGGCCACAAATCCACCGCCCACAAAGATCCAAGCCGCATAACGAGCTTTCATCCTAAAAAAGATCAGAAAAACTTCCGTCTCCGGAAATAAGATTCCGAACAATACAAGAATCCCGGTCACTCCCCCGCTTGCACCGAGTGTCGTAGTTTGAAAAAGGTCCATCGGATACTGAATTCCCAAAATTTGAATTGCGATCGGCGAAAGCAATACGGTCAATCCGCCCACGAGAATGGAAATCACATAGATTAAAGAAAATTTCCAAGCCGAAACGTATTTACAAATCAATCCGCCGAACATAACAAAAACATACATGTTAAAAAACAAATGGATAAACGGAGTACCGTATGCTTCGTGTAAAAATCCGTAAGAAAAAATCTGCCAATAATAGCCGTGAAAAA comes from the Leptospira sp. WS92.C1 genome and includes:
- a CDS encoding rhomboid family intramembrane serine protease yields the protein MAKRKYRNGVSLFGYSILHPINLFLIANVLIYILQLFAGGTGILEYYFALTPSRFFHGYYWQIFSYGFLHEAYGTPFIHLFFNMYVFVMFGGLICKYVSAWKFSLIYVISILVGGLTVLLSPIAIQILGIQYPMDLFQTTTLGASGGVTGILVLFGILFPETEVFLIFFRMKARYAAWIFVGGGFVADMISVYYFHSPFVVSNSCHLGGALGATLVAPLILKGNLFDTGKIFPKQMQKEATSSTPNVKSLEEDLDSQTRKNRDLLGELAKKHTHSDKETFLVSLQETNVNLCPPPTFQTEDPFCLRCEWLPNCALRKLKTEPEIGK
- a CDS encoding CoA ester lyase; protein product: MSKLTHPREALFEGEKPFPIIPACEHFAGSEKLITKALELQNKLGGLFDITMDCEDGAQTGKEKEHAELIVRLQNSELNKHKMSGVRIHDYTNAFWKQDVDIIVPGAGEKIAYITIPKPTRAAQVEDMITYIQKAVQKAGIKREIPIHVLIETNGALQEIEKIAALPWLQVLDFGLMDFISGHHGAIPASCMKSPGQFDHELLRRGKANLVAAALANGVIPAHNVTLDLKNQYQTYKDAKRAHDDFGFLRMWSIYPTQIQAILDAMAPDYSEVQTAAEILIQAQNAEWGPIQYAGDLHDRATYRYFWEILQKAKLTGISISDEANKRFFH